A single region of the Plantactinospora soyae genome encodes:
- a CDS encoding RNA polymerase sigma factor — protein sequence MTPDVEHLLRTEAPQVLGALVRRFGHFDIAEDAVQEALLVASRAWPTDGVPENPRSWLIRIGYRRMVDLLRTDQARRRRERHAGMSELAMRDPTRQADPALETDDSLTLLLLCCHPTLSPTSQVALTLRAVGGLTTTEIAHAHGTTENTMGARISRAKQQLARAGARFTPPTDADRDSRMNAVMQVLYLIFNEGYTASTGDELTRVDLTREAIRLTRMLHDCLPDDPEVTGLLALMLLTESRRAARTEGDELVPLDEQDRTRWDPELIREGTELIDSVWRRREVGTYQLQAAIAAVHAAAASPDQTDWPQIAALYLGLERLSPTAPVRLSRVVAVAHAYGPGRGLALLDDLNRGYHLDEEPLTRQRERAIRAHLLEMTGDMAGAAARYREAAALTQNQVEQRYLRRRAHRLG from the coding sequence GTGACGCCGGACGTCGAGCACCTGCTGCGCACCGAGGCACCGCAGGTCCTCGGCGCGCTGGTGCGGCGCTTCGGTCACTTCGATATCGCCGAGGACGCGGTACAGGAGGCACTGCTCGTCGCGAGCCGGGCCTGGCCGACGGACGGCGTGCCGGAGAACCCGCGCAGCTGGCTGATCCGGATCGGGTACCGGCGGATGGTCGACCTGCTCCGCACCGACCAGGCCCGACGCCGCCGCGAGCGGCACGCCGGCATGAGCGAGCTGGCGATGCGGGACCCGACCCGCCAGGCAGATCCTGCGCTGGAGACCGACGACAGCCTCACGCTCCTGCTGCTGTGCTGTCACCCCACGCTGAGCCCCACCTCCCAGGTGGCGCTCACGCTGCGCGCGGTCGGCGGCCTGACGACCACGGAGATCGCACACGCGCATGGGACGACCGAGAACACCATGGGCGCCCGGATCAGCCGCGCCAAGCAGCAACTGGCCCGCGCCGGCGCCCGGTTCACCCCGCCCACCGACGCCGACCGCGACAGCCGGATGAACGCCGTCATGCAGGTGCTCTACCTGATCTTCAACGAGGGCTACACCGCCTCCACCGGAGACGAACTCACCCGCGTGGACCTGACCCGCGAGGCAATCCGGCTGACCCGCATGCTCCACGACTGTCTGCCGGACGACCCCGAGGTGACCGGGCTGCTCGCCCTGATGCTGCTCACCGAGTCGCGGCGCGCTGCCCGTACCGAGGGCGACGAGCTGGTGCCGCTGGACGAGCAGGATCGGACACGGTGGGATCCCGAGCTGATCCGCGAGGGCACCGAGCTCATCGACAGCGTCTGGCGGCGGCGCGAGGTCGGCACGTACCAGCTGCAGGCGGCGATCGCGGCCGTGCACGCCGCGGCCGCGTCGCCGGACCAGACGGACTGGCCGCAGATCGCGGCCCTGTACCTGGGACTGGAACGGCTCAGTCCGACCGCGCCGGTACGGCTGAGCCGGGTGGTCGCCGTCGCGCACGCGTACGGGCCGGGCCGAGGGCTGGCCCTGCTCGACGACCTCAACCGGGGCTACCACCTGGACGAGGAACCGCTGACCCGGCAACGCGAACGCGCGATCCGCGCACATCTGCTCGAGATGACCGGTGACATGGCCGGCGCGGCGGCGCGGTACCGCGAAGCAGCCGCCCTAACCCAGAACCAGGTCGAACAGCGGTACCTCCGACGCCGAGCCCACCGCCTCGGCTGA
- a CDS encoding amidohydrolase family protein has translation MTKHAVRAARMFDGERLVDGGVLILLDGGRIADVHRGWAEAPEGWPVREELDGTVLPGLVDAHVHLCADAGLDALGRLAERPETDLDAVVEASLRTHLAAGVTTVRDLGDRRGAVLRWRNREVRDDLPTVVGSGPPVTSVGGHCWSMGGETSGVDGIREAVRLRKVAGADLVKVMASGGVFTPGTDVTRPQFTDHELTAAVARAHELGLPVTAHAHALGAVEQALRVGVDGIEHCTCVTATGAHVPDEIANGLATSGVAVCATLGTDPAVVTPPEVVAMAARAGLSEAALRDGVATLHRAGVRLVAGSDAGLGPAKPHGILPETLVEYVACGIPATAVLAAATSVGAEVCGLKRRKGRVRPGLDADLLVVDGDPTSDITVLRRPLAVYRAGDLVSR, from the coding sequence ATGACGAAGCATGCTGTCCGGGCGGCGCGGATGTTCGACGGTGAGCGGCTCGTGGACGGCGGGGTGCTGATCCTGCTGGACGGCGGACGCATCGCTGACGTACACCGGGGTTGGGCCGAGGCGCCGGAGGGCTGGCCGGTACGCGAGGAACTGGACGGCACCGTGCTGCCCGGCCTGGTCGACGCGCATGTGCACCTGTGCGCCGATGCCGGGCTCGACGCGCTCGGCCGGCTCGCCGAGCGTCCCGAGACGGACCTCGACGCGGTCGTCGAGGCGTCGCTGCGCACACACCTGGCGGCCGGCGTCACGACCGTCCGGGACCTGGGCGACCGGCGTGGCGCCGTGCTCCGGTGGCGGAACCGGGAGGTGCGCGACGACCTGCCAACGGTGGTGGGGTCGGGTCCGCCGGTCACCAGCGTCGGCGGGCACTGCTGGTCGATGGGGGGCGAGACGAGCGGCGTCGACGGGATCCGCGAGGCCGTGCGGCTGCGGAAGGTGGCCGGCGCCGACCTGGTGAAGGTCATGGCCAGCGGCGGGGTGTTCACCCCCGGCACCGACGTCACCCGGCCGCAGTTCACCGACCACGAGCTGACCGCCGCGGTGGCCCGGGCGCACGAACTGGGCCTGCCGGTGACCGCGCACGCGCACGCGCTCGGAGCGGTCGAGCAGGCGCTGCGCGTCGGGGTCGACGGCATCGAGCACTGCACGTGCGTGACCGCGACCGGCGCCCACGTCCCCGACGAGATCGCGAACGGCCTGGCCACGTCCGGGGTGGCGGTCTGTGCAACGCTCGGCACCGACCCGGCCGTGGTCACGCCGCCGGAGGTGGTGGCGATGGCCGCACGGGCAGGGCTGAGCGAGGCCGCGCTGCGCGACGGCGTCGCCACGCTGCACCGGGCCGGGGTCCGCCTGGTGGCCGGGTCGGACGCGGGTCTCGGCCCAGCGAAGCCGCACGGGATCCTGCCAGAGACGCTCGTCGAGTACGTCGCGTGCGGCATCCCCGCCACCGCCGTCCTCGCCGCGGCCACCTCCGTCGGTGCCGAGGTGTGTGGCCTTAAGCGGCGCAAGGGCCGGGTCCGACCCGGCCTCGACGCCGACCTACTGGTCGTGGACGGCGACCCGACGAGCGACATCACGGTCCTGCGCCGCCCCCTCGCCGTGTACCGCGCAGGCGACCTGGTGAGCAGATGA
- a CDS encoding DUF998 domain-containing protein, whose amino-acid sequence MATIAATVPAGRRSSDRLLLAGGLAGPVFFASAVTQMLTREGYDITRHPISQLATGGLGWIQITTFVLAGLGGIALAVGVRRALTEGTGRRVVPIFVGIFGAGLIAAGVFPMDPEYGFPVGTPEGPVGEMSWHSIAHSAAAAIAFTALAVAAIVLTIRHVRRRAALPAVLNGLAALILLMPMSPSRMSIQIAVNGLVAFTWTTVVALSLRRSSRSA is encoded by the coding sequence ATGGCCACCATCGCCGCCACCGTTCCCGCGGGCCGCCGCTCGTCCGACCGCCTGCTCCTCGCCGGCGGCCTCGCCGGACCGGTCTTCTTCGCCTCGGCCGTGACGCAGATGCTCACGCGCGAGGGCTACGACATCACGCGGCACCCGATCAGCCAGTTGGCCACCGGAGGTCTCGGCTGGATCCAGATCACCACGTTCGTGCTCGCCGGCCTCGGCGGGATCGCCCTCGCCGTCGGTGTCCGACGCGCGCTCACCGAGGGAACCGGCCGGCGTGTGGTGCCGATCTTCGTCGGGATCTTCGGTGCCGGGCTCATCGCGGCCGGGGTATTCCCGATGGATCCCGAGTACGGCTTTCCGGTAGGGACCCCCGAGGGGCCGGTCGGCGAGATGTCCTGGCACAGCATCGCGCACTCGGCGGCGGCCGCCATCGCCTTCACCGCGCTGGCCGTCGCCGCCATTGTGCTGACCATCAGGCACGTCCGCCGTCGGGCCGCCCTGCCGGCGGTGCTGAACGGCCTCGCCGCGCTCATCCTGCTGATGCCGATGTCGCCGAGTCGCATGAGCATCCAGATCGCCGTGAACGGCCTGGTCGCCTTTACCTGGACGACGGTCGTCGCCCTCTCCCTGCGCCGATCGAGCCGATCGGCGTAA
- a CDS encoding serine hydrolase domain-containing protein has translation MAAATAGVVLASAVGGGAGSAAPPALDHRSTATVLQHGLDDLHDLGVSGTQGLVRDGNRVTVARSGVADLATGRPMSVDGYFRIGSTTKTYVSVVLLQLVSEGRIGLDDPIERWLPGVLNGNGNDGRHVTVRQLLQHTSGLYDSTNDLAALRSAGEFLAHRFDHYTEAELVAIAMRHPPLFAAGTHWSYSNTNYLVAGMLIKRVTGHLWHTEVRSRILMPLHLTHTFYPGDRPTLPQPHAEGYRQFEPGGPLVDTTVFNPTVTASAGGLVSTTADLARFWQAMARGQLLRPGQMAELHQTVLADGFQEIRPGIRYGLGIMWIPNRCGGSWAHVGSMPGMSTLAAVTPDGRRSTVLYLATELADPGRARAVIQREMVLLDDLICG, from the coding sequence GTGGCGGCCGCGACGGCTGGCGTGGTGCTGGCTTCGGCGGTCGGCGGTGGGGCCGGGTCGGCCGCGCCACCGGCTCTGGATCACCGGTCCACGGCCACCGTGCTGCAACACGGCCTCGACGATCTGCACGACCTCGGCGTATCCGGGACGCAGGGCCTGGTCCGCGACGGGAACCGGGTGACCGTGGCCCGCAGCGGCGTGGCCGACCTGGCCACCGGCAGGCCAATGTCGGTCGACGGGTACTTCCGGATCGGCAGCACCACGAAGACGTACGTGTCGGTGGTGCTGCTCCAGCTCGTCAGCGAGGGCCGGATCGGGCTGGACGACCCGATCGAACGCTGGCTGCCCGGCGTCCTCAACGGCAACGGCAACGACGGCCGGCACGTCACCGTACGCCAGCTCCTGCAGCACACCAGCGGCCTCTACGATTCCACCAACGACCTCGCCGCGCTGAGGTCGGCCGGCGAGTTCCTGGCGCACCGCTTCGACCACTACACCGAGGCGGAGCTGGTGGCGATCGCGATGCGCCACCCGCCGCTGTTCGCCGCCGGTACGCACTGGAGCTACTCGAACACCAACTACCTCGTGGCCGGGATGCTCATCAAACGGGTCACCGGACACCTGTGGCACACCGAGGTACGCTCCCGGATCCTGATGCCGCTGCACCTGACCCATACGTTCTACCCCGGCGACCGGCCGACCCTGCCCCAGCCCCACGCCGAGGGGTACCGGCAGTTCGAGCCCGGTGGGCCGCTGGTCGACACGACCGTCTTCAATCCGACCGTGACAGCCTCGGCCGGCGGCCTGGTCAGCACCACCGCTGACCTGGCCCGCTTCTGGCAGGCGATGGCGCGCGGCCAGCTGTTGCGGCCCGGACAGATGGCCGAACTGCACCAGACCGTGCTGGCCGATGGGTTTCAGGAGATCCGGCCGGGCATCCGCTACGGCCTGGGCATCATGTGGATACCCAACCGGTGCGGCGGCTCCTGGGCGCACGTCGGCTCCATGCCCGGAATGAGCACCCTCGCCGCGGTCACCCCGGACGGGCGCCGCTCGACGGTCTTGTACCTGGCCACCGAGCTGGCCGATCCGGGCCGGGCACGGGCGGTCATACAGCGGGAGATGGTACTGCTCGACGACCTGATCTGCGGCTGA
- a CDS encoding YciI family protein, producing MKYLLLSYTPAAAWDAATADTPSEEALAAFAAYQRFEQELIETGEFVSSEGLGHPAVSTTVRKTPTGVVATDGPFVELKEVLASFAVIDVGNQERAVEIVSRMVEVLGEPMEIRPIMGADFAA from the coding sequence ATGAAGTATCTGCTGCTCAGCTACACGCCGGCCGCCGCCTGGGACGCCGCGACCGCCGACACCCCGTCCGAGGAGGCGCTGGCCGCGTTCGCCGCGTACCAGCGGTTCGAGCAGGAGCTGATCGAGACCGGCGAGTTCGTCAGCAGCGAGGGACTCGGTCACCCGGCGGTCAGCACCACGGTCCGCAAGACCCCGACCGGCGTGGTGGCCACCGACGGCCCATTCGTCGAGCTCAAGGAGGTCCTGGCCAGCTTCGCGGTGATCGACGTGGGCAACCAGGAGCGCGCCGTCGAAATCGTCTCGCGGATGGTCGAGGTTCTGGGCGAGCCGATGGAGATCCGGCCGATTATGGGCGCGGACTTCGCGGCATGA
- a CDS encoding Ig domain-containing protein, with amino-acid sequence MGLGLVASAALVLAPPANAASAPQVIDMFGRVINGHGVRLVDWQGYLANPYVELTVRPPQDATFPVTVDLQAEGTSRLMMDLPSQLSATGATKRLTFANAAESRTFKLAIHSRRGPGADEQHTLRLTTREANSTTSQTMPILVQQDEKTALEPRIPITFDYRYDNITRYFNDPNMRTAAEEGVKDWFRFFDLAPFDTVAAGAEPNHLPGNDWQNTVNVTNEVAYNGMYVYFRGIQTPYSTGYPARNGRYHTRNGQQVAGPLHRSTAMIFEYDEAGKQLFTSLADEDWYRTTITGSVLDVHGLVMHEYGHAVAFHSDWAGMRNYVATSGANDQDVIAYQGRAVPLDSSYHVPGSAPNWDRISGQSGGWTHLFPTRRWMLTKLALLIAENAGWTLNRELTPFLKPSIVTASVPAATVAQAYQQVLTAKGGVPFYDWRVTSGALPPGLTLNRFTGVLSGTPTAAGSYSFTVELRDYDRLSTPVTRTFQIVAR; translated from the coding sequence TTGGGGCTGGGTCTGGTTGCTTCGGCGGCCCTGGTGCTCGCCCCACCGGCGAACGCCGCGTCGGCGCCGCAGGTCATCGACATGTTCGGGCGGGTGATCAACGGCCATGGGGTCAGGCTGGTGGACTGGCAGGGGTATCTGGCCAACCCGTACGTCGAACTCACCGTGCGGCCGCCGCAGGACGCGACGTTCCCGGTCACCGTCGACCTGCAGGCCGAGGGCACGTCCCGGCTGATGATGGACCTACCGAGCCAGCTGTCGGCGACGGGTGCGACCAAGCGGCTGACCTTCGCGAACGCCGCCGAGAGCAGGACCTTCAAGTTGGCGATCCACTCCAGGCGGGGGCCGGGCGCGGACGAGCAGCACACCCTGCGGCTCACCACGCGCGAGGCGAACAGCACCACCTCCCAGACCATGCCGATCCTGGTGCAGCAGGACGAGAAGACCGCGCTGGAGCCCCGCATCCCGATCACCTTTGACTACCGGTACGACAACATCACCAGGTACTTCAACGATCCGAACATGCGGACCGCGGCCGAGGAGGGGGTCAAGGACTGGTTCCGGTTCTTCGACCTGGCACCGTTCGACACCGTCGCGGCGGGCGCTGAACCGAACCACCTGCCGGGCAACGACTGGCAGAACACCGTCAACGTCACCAACGAGGTGGCGTACAACGGCATGTACGTGTATTTCCGCGGGATCCAGACGCCGTACTCCACCGGCTACCCCGCGCGCAACGGCCGGTACCACACCCGGAACGGCCAGCAGGTCGCCGGCCCGCTGCACCGGTCCACCGCGATGATCTTCGAGTACGACGAGGCGGGCAAGCAGCTGTTCACCTCGCTCGCCGACGAGGACTGGTACAGGACCACCATCACCGGGTCGGTGCTCGACGTGCACGGCCTGGTGATGCACGAGTACGGCCACGCCGTCGCCTTCCACAGCGACTGGGCCGGTATGCGCAACTACGTCGCCACCAGCGGGGCCAACGACCAGGACGTCATCGCCTACCAGGGCCGCGCCGTACCGCTGGACAGCAGCTACCACGTTCCGGGCAGCGCGCCGAACTGGGACCGGATCAGCGGCCAGAGCGGGGGATGGACGCACCTGTTCCCGACCCGCCGGTGGATGCTGACCAAACTGGCGCTGCTGATCGCGGAGAACGCGGGTTGGACGCTGAACCGTGAGCTCACGCCGTTCCTGAAGCCCTCGATCGTGACCGCGAGCGTGCCGGCGGCGACGGTGGCTCAGGCGTACCAGCAGGTGCTGACGGCCAAGGGCGGGGTGCCCTTCTACGACTGGCGGGTGACCTCCGGCGCCCTGCCGCCCGGTCTCACTCTCAACCGGTTCACCGGTGTCCTCAGCGGCACCCCGACGGCGGCCGGGTCCTACTCCTTCACGGTCGAGCTGCGCGACTACGACCGGCTGAGCACGCCGGTGACCAGGACCTTCCAGATCGTCGCGCGCTGA
- a CDS encoding cupin domain-containing protein — translation MNDFVVRRWDLDHYPGDQAPPHVHHRSDEAFCVLRGRLEVLVGGVRRVLEQGEHVTVPAGTTHTFATIDADGAQVLVVMTPEVDQLVTALHAASTDKERAVVWARYNSEVMQLPGQLANRES, via the coding sequence ATGAACGACTTCGTGGTCCGTCGATGGGATCTGGATCATTACCCTGGTGATCAGGCGCCACCCCATGTGCATCACCGATCGGATGAGGCGTTCTGTGTCCTTCGTGGTCGCCTTGAGGTGCTCGTTGGTGGCGTCCGGCGGGTTCTCGAGCAGGGGGAACATGTGACCGTCCCGGCCGGGACCACCCATACCTTCGCCACCATCGACGCAGATGGCGCCCAAGTGCTTGTGGTAATGACACCTGAGGTGGACCAGCTGGTAACGGCGTTGCACGCTGCCTCGACGGACAAGGAGCGAGCCGTTGTCTGGGCCCGTTACAACTCGGAGGTAATGCAACTGCCGGGTCAGTTGGCCAACCGGGAATCCTGA
- a CDS encoding HelD family protein has product MPDVREQEIAAEQQVVDRVYEQLEGMRAQANALATEGHRRAATSSNAGLVERDALVHLASAQLRALDAEAEGLVFGRLDFDDGETYHIGRLGVRANREPLLVDWRAPAAEPFYRATSGEPLGVVRRRVIICRGPKVIDLDDDVLSPDDVGDLRVLGEGALLAALRRSRGPHMRDIVTTIQSEQDAAIRAPARGVTVITGGPGTGKTQVALHRAAYLLYTDRARFTGGRVLMVGPSTVFTSYISRVLPSLGEDGVHLRALGDLVEGVTATRRDPPEVARIKGSDSMRQVLIELMWQTPPAAPDRLRVVYAGQVLTLGVDDLADARRRVRDRCEATGTMPNAARAATAAILLNALWSKADGPHLDRHLFADDIGDRGEFHRFLQSWWPALTPTKVLMWLADTARVVGLDARAAEMLAGSYQGRPDWSVDDVPLLDELTELLGDLPAVPKAPEPEWRLRELTTGTRHVATFVLSCGLRDGWELYAPGHPTPIALAGPTIDNDAITAAQRWAETVILREGHRVISWTDGFDPHGEEGYVPVLAEPLPVEEVDDDSPAEEPYLHVILDEAQDLSPMEGRVIARRAEYASMTVVGDFGQATHPLAADSWPRLLARLGRREARTLELPTGYRLPKVIADYATRVLAPGIAPTRSYRSGGTVSVRQVDDLHAAVRKAVRQAPGDTSIAVIATDGAAEELVPLIDVAVVPASLVKGLEYDHVIVVEPADIVAAEPRGLNRLYVALTRAVAGVVVLHQQALPAALHD; this is encoded by the coding sequence GTGCCCGACGTCAGAGAACAGGAAATCGCAGCCGAGCAGCAGGTCGTCGACCGGGTGTACGAGCAGCTCGAAGGGATGCGAGCGCAGGCGAACGCGCTTGCCACCGAGGGGCACCGGAGGGCAGCGACCAGCTCGAACGCCGGATTGGTCGAGCGGGACGCGTTGGTCCACCTCGCGTCCGCGCAGCTGCGGGCGCTTGACGCCGAAGCGGAGGGCCTCGTGTTCGGCCGGCTCGACTTCGACGACGGCGAGACGTACCACATCGGGCGGCTGGGCGTGCGGGCCAATCGGGAACCACTCCTGGTCGACTGGCGGGCGCCGGCCGCCGAGCCCTTCTACCGGGCCACCTCGGGAGAGCCGCTCGGCGTGGTGCGTCGCCGGGTCATCATCTGTCGGGGCCCGAAGGTCATCGACCTCGACGACGACGTGCTGTCTCCCGACGACGTCGGCGACTTGCGCGTGCTCGGTGAGGGGGCGCTGCTGGCCGCGCTCCGCCGTTCCCGTGGCCCGCACATGCGTGACATCGTCACCACCATTCAGTCCGAACAGGACGCGGCGATTCGGGCGCCGGCGCGGGGCGTCACTGTCATCACCGGAGGGCCGGGGACCGGCAAGACCCAGGTTGCGCTGCATCGGGCGGCGTACCTGCTCTACACCGATCGGGCCCGGTTCACCGGCGGGCGCGTCCTGATGGTCGGCCCCTCGACGGTGTTCACCAGCTACATCAGCCGGGTCCTTCCCTCGCTCGGGGAGGACGGCGTGCACCTTCGCGCGCTCGGCGATCTGGTCGAGGGGGTGACCGCGACCCGCCGCGACCCGCCGGAGGTCGCCCGGATCAAGGGTAGCGACAGCATGCGGCAGGTGCTGATCGAGCTGATGTGGCAGACGCCGCCGGCGGCGCCGGATCGGTTGCGAGTCGTGTATGCGGGGCAGGTTCTGACACTCGGGGTGGACGACTTGGCGGACGCACGCCGTCGGGTACGCGACCGGTGCGAAGCCACCGGCACTATGCCCAACGCCGCACGCGCGGCTACCGCCGCAATCCTCCTGAACGCCTTGTGGAGCAAGGCGGACGGCCCGCATCTCGACCGGCATCTGTTCGCCGACGACATCGGTGACCGCGGCGAGTTCCATCGATTCCTGCAGTCCTGGTGGCCCGCACTGACGCCGACAAAGGTGCTGATGTGGCTCGCCGACACCGCACGGGTGGTCGGCCTGGACGCCCGGGCGGCCGAAATGCTGGCCGGCTCGTACCAGGGTAGGCCCGACTGGTCCGTCGACGACGTGCCGTTGCTCGACGAGCTGACCGAACTGCTCGGCGACCTGCCCGCCGTCCCGAAGGCACCCGAACCGGAGTGGCGGCTGCGTGAACTGACCACTGGCACCCGGCATGTCGCAACCTTCGTCCTCAGTTGCGGTCTGCGCGACGGGTGGGAGCTGTACGCACCCGGACATCCGACCCCGATCGCCCTCGCGGGACCGACGATCGACAACGACGCGATCACCGCCGCACAACGCTGGGCCGAGACCGTCATCCTCCGGGAAGGACACCGGGTGATCAGTTGGACCGACGGCTTCGACCCGCATGGCGAGGAGGGTTACGTGCCCGTGCTGGCCGAGCCGCTGCCCGTCGAGGAAGTCGACGACGACTCACCTGCCGAGGAACCGTACCTGCACGTAATCCTCGACGAGGCGCAGGATCTGTCCCCGATGGAGGGTCGGGTGATCGCACGCCGCGCTGAGTACGCCTCGATGACCGTGGTCGGCGACTTCGGGCAGGCCACGCATCCGCTGGCAGCTGATTCGTGGCCGCGGTTGCTCGCCCGGCTGGGCAGGCGCGAGGCCCGGACGCTGGAACTGCCCACCGGATACCGACTGCCCAAGGTCATCGCGGACTACGCGACGCGGGTCCTCGCGCCCGGAATCGCCCCGACGCGCTCGTACCGGTCTGGCGGTACGGTGTCCGTGCGGCAGGTCGACGATCTGCACGCCGCAGTTCGGAAAGCGGTCCGGCAGGCTCCGGGCGACACGAGCATCGCTGTCATCGCCACCGACGGCGCGGCGGAGGAACTCGTCCCGTTGATCGATGTCGCCGTCGTACCAGCCAGCTTGGTCAAGGGCCTGGAGTACGACCATGTCATCGTGGTGGAACCAGCCGACATCGTGGCCGCCGAACCTCGTGGTCTGAACCGGCTGTACGTCGCGCTGACCCGAGCCGTCGCGGGTGTGGTCGTCCTTCACCAGCAGGCCCTGCCCGCCGCCCTGCACGACTGA
- a CDS encoding serine hydrolase domain-containing protein, with product MSTTLTDQQAGFSRPGLQRMRDVLARHVESGKIPGLVALVSRGGETHVEAIGTMRHDGGEPMRRDTIFRMASTSKPVAMAAVMVLLDECRLRLDDPVDPWLPELADRRVLTRIDGPLDDTVPARRPITVRDLLTSTFGLGMDLTALGAPIMGAIFEQGLTPDLPEPMPEPDEWMRRLGGLPLMYQPGERWQYHISNDVLGVLVARVTGQSFETFLRERIFDPLGMKDTGFHVPADKIHRLPPLYAPDPQTGEFTVWDEASGGRCSQPPAFQGGGGGLVSTVDDYHAYFQMLLNHGMHGTERILSRPAVELMTTNSLTSEQQAARDALARNNVHLSYGQGQHGSWGFGMAVRTYRGDYAPIGQFGWDGGSGTTTYADPDKQLTGILLTQVGMSVPDSARAIHDFWTTTYQAIED from the coding sequence ATGTCCACCACCCTCACCGACCAGCAGGCCGGCTTTTCCAGGCCAGGGCTGCAGAGAATGCGCGACGTGCTGGCCCGGCATGTCGAGTCCGGGAAGATTCCCGGACTTGTCGCTCTGGTCAGCCGGGGCGGCGAGACGCACGTCGAGGCGATCGGGACGATGCGTCATGACGGTGGCGAGCCGATGCGCCGGGACACGATCTTCCGGATGGCGTCCACGTCCAAGCCGGTCGCGATGGCGGCGGTGATGGTTCTGCTCGATGAGTGCCGGCTGCGGCTGGACGACCCGGTAGATCCGTGGCTGCCCGAACTCGCCGACCGGCGAGTGCTGACCCGGATCGATGGCCCGCTGGACGACACCGTGCCGGCGCGGCGGCCGATCACCGTCCGGGACCTGCTGACCTCCACGTTCGGGCTCGGCATGGATCTGACGGCGCTGGGCGCTCCGATCATGGGTGCGATCTTCGAGCAGGGGCTCACGCCCGATCTGCCGGAGCCGATGCCCGAGCCCGATGAGTGGATGCGCCGCCTCGGCGGGCTTCCGCTGATGTACCAGCCCGGAGAGCGCTGGCAGTACCACATCAGCAACGACGTACTCGGAGTGCTCGTCGCCCGGGTCACGGGCCAGTCGTTCGAGACGTTCCTGCGTGAACGCATCTTCGATCCGCTGGGCATGAAGGACACCGGTTTCCACGTGCCCGCCGACAAGATCCACCGACTGCCGCCCCTGTACGCCCCGGATCCGCAGACCGGCGAGTTCACCGTGTGGGACGAGGCCAGCGGGGGACGCTGCAGCCAGCCTCCGGCGTTCCAGGGCGGCGGCGGTGGGCTGGTGTCCACCGTCGACGACTACCACGCCTACTTCCAGATGCTGCTGAATCACGGGATGCACGGGACCGAACGGATCCTTTCCCGGCCCGCCGTCGAGCTGATGACCACCAACAGCCTCACCTCGGAGCAGCAGGCCGCCCGGGATGCCCTGGCCCGCAACAACGTCCATCTGTCGTACGGCCAAGGGCAGCACGGCAGTTGGGGCTTCGGGATGGCAGTGCGTACCTACCGTGGCGACTACGCGCCCATCGGCCAGTTCGGCTGGGACGGCGGAAGCGGCACCACGACCTACGCCGACCCGGACAAGCAGCTCACCGGAATCCTGCTCACCCAGGTCGGGATGTCCGTCCCGGACTCGGCAAGGGCTATCCACGACTTCTGGACCACGACCTACCAGGCAATCGAGGACTGA
- a CDS encoding putative immunity protein, whose amino-acid sequence MILPKIRDPRFVTIRRGGTLTDADHRLLALWAASCAEHVLGLFESTQPGDPRPRHAIEHARAWVRGEVKMMQARAAGGHAMGAARDLRGAARHAAYAAGQAGVVAHVAAHELGAAAYAIKAARAAAPEGQSEAAGRLECQWQRDQLPEAIRELVLDDQRLRNSICWSVFDC is encoded by the coding sequence ATGATTCTCCCGAAGATCCGGGATCCTCGCTTCGTGACGATCCGCCGTGGGGGGACTCTCACTGATGCCGATCACCGTCTCCTCGCGCTATGGGCTGCCTCGTGTGCGGAGCACGTCCTTGGCCTCTTCGAGTCGACCCAGCCTGGGGACCCGCGACCGCGCCACGCGATCGAGCATGCCCGAGCCTGGGTGCGCGGCGAGGTCAAGATGATGCAGGCTCGCGCGGCGGGCGGCCATGCGATGGGAGCAGCCAGGGACCTGCGTGGGGCAGCACGACATGCCGCGTACGCCGCTGGCCAGGCCGGGGTCGTCGCCCACGTCGCCGCACACGAGCTCGGCGCGGCCGCGTACGCGATCAAGGCCGCACGTGCGGCGGCACCGGAAGGCCAGAGCGAGGCCGCAGGGCGACTCGAGTGTCAGTGGCAGCGCGATCAGCTCCCGGAGGCGATCCGCGAACTCGTACTTGATGACCAGAGGTTGCGCAACAGCATCTGCTGGTCGGTGTTCGACTGTTGA